The Nitrospira sp. KM1 genome includes a window with the following:
- the thiE gene encoding thiamine phosphate synthase encodes MPQLASRLLVVTDRHQTMGRPLGMVLEQAARAGPFAVQVRERDLSGGALLAIARELAAWSTRDAHPLLINDRIDVALAVERAGVHLRSDSFPLTVARRLLGPDRLLGISVHSVEEAMKADAEGADYIIFGPLYETPSKAAFGPPLGLRRLEEACKLVQRPIVGIGGITVDRVRDVCAAGAFGVAVISAILSAADVKRRTHELLNALSRAHESRDARA; translated from the coding sequence ATGCCTCAGCTTGCCTCACGCCTCCTTGTCGTGACCGACCGCCATCAAACAATGGGGCGGCCGTTGGGAATGGTGTTGGAGCAGGCCGCGCGGGCCGGCCCCTTCGCCGTGCAGGTGCGGGAGCGTGATCTTTCCGGCGGCGCGCTCCTCGCGATTGCGCGCGAGCTGGCCGCGTGGTCCACTCGGGACGCACATCCGCTTCTCATCAACGATCGAATCGATGTCGCGCTGGCGGTCGAACGGGCCGGCGTGCACCTGAGAAGCGACAGTTTTCCGCTGACGGTCGCACGCCGCCTGCTCGGTCCCGACCGCCTGCTCGGCATCTCCGTTCATTCAGTGGAGGAAGCCATGAAGGCCGATGCGGAAGGCGCGGACTACATCATATTCGGCCCGCTCTACGAGACGCCGTCGAAAGCGGCCTTCGGCCCGCCGCTCGGTCTGCGCCGGTTGGAAGAGGCCTGCAAACTTGTGCAGCGGCCGATCGTCGGGATCGGTGGAATCACCGTCGACCGCGTTCGCGATGTCTGCGCTGCCGGCGCATTCGGTGTGGCGGTCATCTCGGCGATTCTGTCGGCGGCCGATGTGAAACGTCGGACTCACGAACTCTTGAACGCATTGTCGCGAGCGCATGAGTCACGCGACGCACGCGCGTGA
- the arc gene encoding proteasome ATPase, translating into MAEKKGSPSRLRSLRDSVKSLTKRLSEGEADVTPRNDEHVREAEKLRVQIQSMEEEIRRLYQSRYQLDQANKQNEKLVSTLQEAKAQIEALRAEVEKLTAPPSTYAIFSSLNQDGTGNVFVSGRKMKVSVHPSINGKDLRKGQELILNEALNVIETKGFDVQGEVVRLKDLLEGNRVLVTLRFDEEKVAELGDPLLLERLSVGDHLLYDQRSGCVIEKLPKSEAEELVLEEVPDVDYARIGGLQRELEQVRDAVELPFLHPKLFSQFQLSAPKGVLLYGPPGCGKTLIAKAVANSIAKKLGHLTGKEVRSYFLHVKGPELLNKYVGESERQVREVFKKAKERAAEGNPVIVFFDEMDALFRTRGTGISSDIESTIVPQFLSEIDGVESLRNVIVIGASNRQDLIDPAVLRAGRLDVKVKVGRPDSTAAKDIFSKYVGIDLPFAAEELKPYGDDPKPFVEHLIDRTVEAMYAASEENKFIEVTYANGEKEILYFKDFASGALIEGIVSRAKKYAVKRAIANEGHGLRSEDLIRAIREEFKEHEDLPNTTNPDDWAKVAGKKGEKIVHLRTISGGPTDSRQIETVTTGHYL; encoded by the coding sequence ATGGCTGAGAAGAAAGGCAGTCCAAGCCGACTCCGGTCCCTCCGAGATTCCGTGAAGAGTCTTACGAAGCGGCTGTCTGAGGGAGAAGCGGACGTGACACCTCGAAACGATGAACACGTGAGAGAAGCGGAAAAACTCCGCGTGCAGATCCAGTCGATGGAAGAAGAAATCCGTCGGCTCTACCAATCACGCTACCAGCTCGACCAGGCCAATAAGCAGAACGAAAAGTTGGTCTCGACTCTGCAGGAAGCCAAGGCGCAGATCGAGGCCCTGCGCGCAGAAGTCGAAAAGCTGACCGCTCCCCCGTCTACCTATGCCATATTCTCCAGCCTGAATCAGGATGGGACGGGGAACGTCTTCGTCTCCGGCCGCAAGATGAAGGTCAGCGTGCATCCGTCCATCAATGGGAAGGACCTGCGAAAAGGGCAGGAATTGATTCTGAACGAGGCGCTCAACGTGATCGAGACCAAGGGATTCGATGTGCAGGGTGAGGTTGTCCGCCTGAAGGACCTCCTGGAAGGCAACCGTGTACTCGTCACACTGCGGTTCGACGAGGAAAAAGTGGCGGAACTCGGCGACCCATTGCTGCTCGAGCGCCTCAGTGTCGGCGATCATTTGTTGTACGACCAGCGATCCGGGTGTGTCATCGAAAAGCTGCCGAAATCCGAGGCCGAAGAGCTCGTACTCGAGGAAGTGCCTGATGTCGATTACGCCCGAATCGGCGGCCTCCAGCGCGAGCTCGAGCAGGTGCGCGATGCGGTGGAGTTGCCGTTCCTGCATCCCAAACTCTTTTCGCAGTTCCAGCTGAGCGCGCCCAAGGGCGTGCTGTTGTACGGTCCGCCCGGCTGCGGAAAGACGCTGATCGCGAAAGCGGTCGCCAACTCGATTGCCAAGAAGCTGGGGCACCTGACCGGGAAAGAAGTGCGCAGTTATTTCCTGCACGTGAAGGGTCCCGAGCTGCTCAACAAGTATGTCGGAGAATCGGAACGTCAGGTCAGGGAAGTGTTCAAGAAGGCGAAGGAGCGGGCGGCCGAAGGCAACCCCGTGATCGTATTTTTCGATGAGATGGATGCGCTCTTCCGCACGCGGGGGACCGGGATTTCCTCCGACATCGAATCCACGATCGTGCCGCAATTCCTGTCGGAAATCGACGGAGTGGAGAGTTTGCGCAACGTCATCGTGATCGGCGCGAGCAACCGGCAGGATTTGATCGATCCCGCCGTCCTTCGTGCCGGCCGGTTGGATGTGAAGGTCAAGGTCGGGCGTCCTGATTCCACCGCCGCCAAGGATATTTTCTCCAAGTACGTGGGCATCGATCTGCCGTTTGCCGCCGAGGAGCTGAAACCGTACGGGGATGACCCGAAACCGTTCGTGGAACATCTCATCGATCGCACCGTCGAGGCGATGTACGCCGCCTCCGAAGAGAACAAGTTCATCGAAGTCACCTATGCCAACGGCGAAAAGGAGATTCTCTACTTTAAGGATTTCGCCAGCGGAGCATTGATCGAGGGTATTGTATCCCGGGCGAAAAAATACGCGGTCAAACGGGCGATCGCCAATGAAGGTCATGGTCTGCGATCCGAAGATCTGATCCGGGCCATTCGTGAAGAATTCAAGGAACACGAGGACTTGCCGAACACGACGAATCCGGACGACTGGGCCAAAGTCGCGGGAAAGAAAGGCGAGAAGATCGTGCATCTTCGGACCATCAGCGGCGGCCCGACCGATTCCCGTCAGATCGAAACCGTCACGACAGGTCACTATCTCTAG